One genomic window of Elaeis guineensis isolate ETL-2024a chromosome 2, EG11, whole genome shotgun sequence includes the following:
- the LOC105060277 gene encoding uncharacterized protein isoform X2 produces MAGKIPIIQESTPSPGRTERHFHHHPSQGMVFLQRSAPPNPRKRPAPVPGPQPASSDPHGDRSLHPTPPATGAAAAPRSSSVGSKGKGKAIGGGGGGGEEDQRHIGNMISLLADAGCTLCVPHDGPPSLPADPHKIRRHLESRFSCEPSLRSHFLSGFSSYVQNPQNLRRVLIPASQDGGPSRGESLVRVLLLVAPIQPPLQRLLLEKLPEYFDAAGADHLSLNDDVARLIINQFRWLDFLVDAEGFSEKLMDVLSISPPQLKKEIIGSLPEIIGDQSHGTVVAALERILQEDSEVIVPVLDSFSDLNLDDQLQEQAVTVAISCIRTVDGEHTPHLLRFLLLSATPTNVRRIISQIREQVKFVGVVDSRAARNKKLKGKSLAHSTEASILDALRSSLRFKNILCEAILKELKSIDQPRDHRVIDVWFLMLIYANGGSLQKSAAKIFKKKIVEGIFREALFDQCIHGHRELVKGYFSSFLSVSEYLLGCKEQQARDFGIHLYTSLFEEFTDTYSRQEVLGALVTHIGSGVGYEVSSALETMILLTSKYSEELIPISSHINGILDYLEGFHEDNLHKVYKVFCHLALSARSNANSVGSKIANELLMIVRKQVSNPDNKYRKMGIIGTLKIVSTLGDVNAATNFSSSQKSNCEEALELLQMSLDSCKLERWPLVLLYDELIALLEHSTLQPALIERIGKHVGEFESLFLADLEGGQLPLKDLSNDIEGYLWMNLDGDLSPLCLNILSLLSSSLQQCSSSLQILPCQFSLLSTIERLTNQGSLGGIDALLGCPLHLPSPKYLVGPHWKKLTGKQKKIVCLSLYYAINWMRELLSAFSTQVAGRVDCITQATKDETLAKLLKRLRNLVLMEGLLNASLKSFPLSLPELHYFMVNYGSPLLSKHDHSKQQEKRSAESTSPNKRKRKKDLASEKLDPNGKLKQPTIMDALKRAGAVISQDALNGSSPGPSSKVKICCDHEAMDSNEFGLVDISAAPLTLESQRFKFRPLHVGCLSMLTFSETQDSCCSDPAAELPLHLYLLRDFHTKLDYLNPPSKQFASACLVKAPPGYCRMKTSEFLCKIRPVFRSLRRHLDCAFSILKDGSDTCQDHWKSHSSSAGNPDIPYLVASKSSVASSVFREVLCCYSKLIRLPDIFLQTNLPILRDLLEAFQPVEKLDHFFSGIQSFPSPRHIDYLYCGVYSFFEGVMMTARSFSFLIASEVLETLQSVVSSIAVLLDKSSEGNGKNMHVGYYQKILPFLQSRLGFSARELLVHDPGSEDSENGCKSKGDIIQKILQIYLKNSESSTDLLEELACTILPQVPSCKTKNTQEPTHGFPTLCPTMFLTWYRVLHEENLDALTKMVKEVRLKTRADVQQEALKKVFIKLHQSVDVVVSLVTMCKDHDKVTIAFFLKKCH; encoded by the exons ATGGCGGGCAAAATCCCCATTATTCAAGAATCGACTCCATCCCCTGGAAGAACCGAGCGGCACTTCCATCACCATCCAAGCCAAGGCATGGTTTTCCTCCAGCGCAGCGCTCCTCCCAACCCTCGCAAGAGGCCTGCCCCTGTCCCCGGACCCCAACCCGCCTCCTCCGACCCCCACGGCGACCGTAGCCTCCATCCCACTCCCCCCGCCACTGGCGCCGCCGCCGCCCCCAGGAGCAGCAGTGTCGGCAGCAAAGGTAAAGGCAAGGcgatcggaggaggaggaggaggaggagaggaggacCAGCGGCACATTGGCAACATGATCTCGCTGCTCGCCGACGCTGGATGCACCCTTTGTGTCCCTCACGACGGtcctccctccctccctgccGACCCCCACAAGATCCGCCGCCACCTTGAGAGCCGCTTCTCCTGCGAGCCCTCCCTCCGCTCCCATTTCCTCTCCGGCTTCTCCTCCTACGTCCAAAACCCACAAAACCTCCGAAG GGTTTTGATTCCGGCCTCCCAAGACGGCGGCCCATCAAGAGGGGAGAGCCTAGTGAGGGTTCTCCTCTTGGTGGCGCCAATCCAGCCCCCGCTCCAGCGGCTGCTCCTTGAGAAGCTCCCAGAGTACTTTGATGCTGCCGGCGCCGACCATTTGTCACTCAATGATGACGTTGCAAGGCTCATCATCAACCAATTCCGATGGCTGGATTTCCTTGTTGATGCTGAGGGCTTCTCTGAGAAGCTGATGGATGTTCTTTCCATCTCCCCTCCCCAGCTGAAGAAGGAGATCATTGGTTCCCTTCCGGAGATCATTGGCGACCAGAGCCATGGCACCGTCGTTGCTGCCCTCGAGCGAATTCTGCAGGAGGACTCGGAGGTCATTGTGCCGGTACTCGACTCCTTCTCCGATCTGAACTTGGATGACCAGTTGCAGGAGCAG GCTGTCACCGTTGCCATATCTTGCATTAGAACGGTTGATGGGGAGCACACGCCACATTTACTTAGGTTCCTACTACTTTCTGCAACCCCGACAAATGTTAGGAGGATAATCTCACAGATTCGTGAGCAAGTAAAATTTGTAGGAGTGGTTGATTCACGAGCTGCCCGGAACAAGAAGCTTAAGGGCAAATCGCTGGCTCATAGCACTGAGGCCTCAATCCTTGACGCTTTGAGATCAAGTCTTCGATTTAAAAAT ATTCTTTGTGAGGCTATTCTGAAAGAGCTGAAGTCTATTGACCAGCCACGGGACCACAGGGTCATTGATGTCTGGTTCCTTATGCTTATATATGCGAATGGAGGCTCCCTGCAGAAGAGTGCAGCGAAAATATTCAAAAAGAAAATTGTGGAAGGTATCTTTCGTGAAGCTCTTTTTGATCAATGTATTCACGGGCACCGAGAATTAGTAAAG GGCTACTTTTCATCATTTCTTTCCGTAAGCGAGTACTTGTTGGGATGCAAAGAACAACAAGCAAGAGATTTTGGCATCCACCTGTACACATCACTCTTTGAAGAGTTCACTGATACTTATTCAAGACAAGAG GTTCTAGGTGCATTAGTCACACATATAGGTTCTGGGGTTGGTTATGAAGTTAGTTCTGCTTTGGAAACCATGATCTTGCTGACATCAAAGTACTCTGAGGAGCTGATCCCAATTTCTTCTCATATAAATG GTATCTTGGACTACTTGGAAGGATTTCATGAGGATAATCTTCACAAG GTCTATAAAGTTTTCTGTCATTTAGCATTATCTGCTCGCTCAAATGCTAACTCAGTTGGCTCTAAAATTGCAAATGAGCTTTTGATGATTGTAAGGAAGCAG GTTAGCAATCCAGATAATAAGTACAGAAAGATGGGAATAATTGGAACTTTAAAGATAGTTTCTACTTTGGGGGACGTAAATGCTGCAACAAATTTCTCATCTTCCCAG AAATCGAATTGTGAAGAGGCTCTTGAACTGCTGCAAATGTCTTTAGACTCGTGCAAATTGGAGAGATGGCCCTTAGTCCTTCTATATGATGAACTGATTGCTTTGTTGGAGCATAGTACTCTTCAGCCGGCACTTATTGAGAG GATTGGCAAGCATGTTGGGGAGTTTGAGTCACTGTTTCTGGCTGATCTTGAGGGAGGCCAGTTACCGTTGAAGGACTTATCCAATGATATAGAAG GATACTTGTGGATGAATTTGGATGGGGATCTATCTCCTTTATGCCTGAATATCTTGTCATTGCTTTCCTCTTCCTTGCAACA ATGTTCATCCTCTTTGCAAATTCTTCCTTGTCAGTTTTCATTATTATCCACT ATTGAAAGGTTGACAAATCAAGGATCTCTTGGTGGTATTGATGCACTTCTTGGTTGTCCTTTGCATCTTCCTTCTCCTAAG TATCTGGTTGGACCTCATTGGAAGAAGCTGACAGGAAAGCAGAAAAAGATAGTGTGCTTATCACTTTATTATGCCATCAATTGGATGAGGGAGTTG CTTAGTGCCTTTAGCACACAAGTTGCTGGTAGAGTTGACTGTATAACACAGGCTACAAAGGATGAGACATTGGCCAAGCTATTGAAGCGTTTAAGAAACCTGGT TTTAATGGAGGGCTTACTGAATGCTTCCCTCAAGTCTTTCCCTCTATCTTTACCTGAACTCCACTATTTCATGGTGAATTATGGATCACCTCTTTTAAGCAAGCATGATCATTCCAAGCAACAGGAAAAGAGAAGTGCAGAAAGCACTTCTCCAAACAAGAGAAAACGAAAAAAAGATTTAGCCTCAGAAAAGCTGGATCCCAATGGAAAGCTCAAGCAGCCAACAATAATGGATGCACTGAAAAGAGCAGGTGCAGTTATAAGTCAAGATGCCTTAAATGGGAGTTCCCCAGGACCATCATCTAAGGTGAAAATATGCTGTGATCATGAGGCCATGGATTCTAATGAATTTGGGCTTGTAGATATATCAGCAGCACCATTGACTTTGGAATCACAACGATTCAAATTCAGACCTCTACATGTTGGCTGTCTGTCTATGTTAACCTTCTCTGAG ACCCAAGATTCCTGTTGTTCTGACCCTGCAGCTGAG CTGCCATTGCATCTGTACCTTCTCCGAGATTTTCACACTAAGCTGGATTATTTAAATCCTCCAAGCAAACAGTTTGCATCTGCTTGCTTGGTAAAGGCTCCACCTGGTTACTGCAGAATGAAAACAAGTGAGTTTTTGTGCAAGATTAGACCAGTGTTTAGAAGCCTAAGGAGACACTTAGATTGTGCATTTTCGATTCTTAAAGATG GCTCCGACACCTGCCAAGATCACTGGAAGTCTCACTCCTCCTCTGCTGGAAACCCAGATATACCATATCTAGTGGCTTCAAAATCTTCTGTTGCTAGTTCTGTGTTTAGAGAAGTTCTTTGCTGCTACAGCAAG TTGATAAGGCTTCCGGACATATTCCTTCAGACAAATTTGCCAATTCTCAGGGACTTGTTGGAAGCCTTCCAACCAGTTGAAAAACTAGATCATTTCTTTTCAGGGATCCAATCATTTCCATCGCCCAGGCACATAGATTACTTGTATTGTGGTGTATACTCATTTTTTGAGGGTGTCATGATGACAG CACGCTCATTCTCATTCTTGATAGCCTCAGAAGTCTTAGAAACTCTGCAGTCAGTTGTTAGCTCAATTGCTGTGCTACTTGATAAGTCTTCAGAAGGAAATGGGAAGAACATGCATGTGGGATACTATCAGAAAATTCTTCCTTTTTTACAAAGCAGGCTTGGGTTTTCTGCCCGTGAATTATTAGTGCATGATCCGGGTAGTGAGGATTCTGAAAATGGATGCAAGAGTAAA GGCGACATAATACAGAAGATACTGCAAATATACCTGAAAAATAGCGAATCCTCTACTGATTTACTTGAAGAGTTAGCTTGCACAATACTGCCTCAG GTCCCTTCATGCAAAACTAAGAACACACAGGAACCCACCCATGGGTTTCCAACATTATGCCCGACAATGTTTCTCACATGGTACCGTGTTCTG CATGAAGAGAACCTTGATGCTCTAACCAAAATG GTCAAGGAAGTCAGATTGAAGACTCGAGCAGATGTGCAACAGGAAGCTCTAAAGAAGGTGTTCATTAAGCTTCATCAATCAGTGGATGTGGTTGTATCTTTAGTAACTATGTGCAAGGATCATGACAAGGTAACAAttgctttttttcttaaaaaatgtcACTAA
- the LOC105060277 gene encoding uncharacterized protein isoform X1: MAGKIPIIQESTPSPGRTERHFHHHPSQGMVFLQRSAPPNPRKRPAPVPGPQPASSDPHGDRSLHPTPPATGAAAAPRSSSVGSKGKGKAIGGGGGGGEEDQRHIGNMISLLADAGCTLCVPHDGPPSLPADPHKIRRHLESRFSCEPSLRSHFLSGFSSYVQNPQNLRRVLIPASQDGGPSRGESLVRVLLLVAPIQPPLQRLLLEKLPEYFDAAGADHLSLNDDVARLIINQFRWLDFLVDAEGFSEKLMDVLSISPPQLKKEIIGSLPEIIGDQSHGTVVAALERILQEDSEVIVPVLDSFSDLNLDDQLQEQAVTVAISCIRTVDGEHTPHLLRFLLLSATPTNVRRIISQIREQVKFVGVVDSRAARNKKLKGKSLAHSTEASILDALRSSLRFKNILCEAILKELKSIDQPRDHRVIDVWFLMLIYANGGSLQKSAAKIFKKKIVEGIFREALFDQCIHGHRELVKGYFSSFLSVSEYLLGCKEQQARDFGIHLYTSLFEEFTDTYSRQEVLGALVTHIGSGVGYEVSSALETMILLTSKYSEELIPISSHINGILDYLEGFHEDNLHKVYKVFCHLALSARSNANSVGSKIANELLMIVRKQVSNPDNKYRKMGIIGTLKIVSTLGDVNAATNFSSSQKSNCEEALELLQMSLDSCKLERWPLVLLYDELIALLEHSTLQPALIERIGKHVGEFESLFLADLEGGQLPLKDLSNDIEGYLWMNLDGDLSPLCLNILSLLSSSLQQCSSSLQILPCQFSLLSTIERLTNQGSLGGIDALLGCPLHLPSPKYLVGPHWKKLTGKQKKIVCLSLYYAINWMRELLSAFSTQVAGRVDCITQATKDETLAKLLKRLRNLVLCKIYFQAPGGSIQIIAAVVQCGFRLSSLMEGLLNASLKSFPLSLPELHYFMVNYGSPLLSKHDHSKQQEKRSAESTSPNKRKRKKDLASEKLDPNGKLKQPTIMDALKRAGAVISQDALNGSSPGPSSKVKICCDHEAMDSNEFGLVDISAAPLTLESQRFKFRPLHVGCLSMLTFSETQDSCCSDPAAELPLHLYLLRDFHTKLDYLNPPSKQFASACLVKAPPGYCRMKTSEFLCKIRPVFRSLRRHLDCAFSILKDGSDTCQDHWKSHSSSAGNPDIPYLVASKSSVASSVFREVLCCYSKLIRLPDIFLQTNLPILRDLLEAFQPVEKLDHFFSGIQSFPSPRHIDYLYCGVYSFFEGVMMTARSFSFLIASEVLETLQSVVSSIAVLLDKSSEGNGKNMHVGYYQKILPFLQSRLGFSARELLVHDPGSEDSENGCKSKGDIIQKILQIYLKNSESSTDLLEELACTILPQVPSCKTKNTQEPTHGFPTLCPTMFLTWYRVLHEENLDALTKMVKEVRLKTRADVQQEALKKVFIKLHQSVDVVVSLVTMCKDHDKVTIAFFLKKCH; this comes from the exons ATGGCGGGCAAAATCCCCATTATTCAAGAATCGACTCCATCCCCTGGAAGAACCGAGCGGCACTTCCATCACCATCCAAGCCAAGGCATGGTTTTCCTCCAGCGCAGCGCTCCTCCCAACCCTCGCAAGAGGCCTGCCCCTGTCCCCGGACCCCAACCCGCCTCCTCCGACCCCCACGGCGACCGTAGCCTCCATCCCACTCCCCCCGCCACTGGCGCCGCCGCCGCCCCCAGGAGCAGCAGTGTCGGCAGCAAAGGTAAAGGCAAGGcgatcggaggaggaggaggaggaggagaggaggacCAGCGGCACATTGGCAACATGATCTCGCTGCTCGCCGACGCTGGATGCACCCTTTGTGTCCCTCACGACGGtcctccctccctccctgccGACCCCCACAAGATCCGCCGCCACCTTGAGAGCCGCTTCTCCTGCGAGCCCTCCCTCCGCTCCCATTTCCTCTCCGGCTTCTCCTCCTACGTCCAAAACCCACAAAACCTCCGAAG GGTTTTGATTCCGGCCTCCCAAGACGGCGGCCCATCAAGAGGGGAGAGCCTAGTGAGGGTTCTCCTCTTGGTGGCGCCAATCCAGCCCCCGCTCCAGCGGCTGCTCCTTGAGAAGCTCCCAGAGTACTTTGATGCTGCCGGCGCCGACCATTTGTCACTCAATGATGACGTTGCAAGGCTCATCATCAACCAATTCCGATGGCTGGATTTCCTTGTTGATGCTGAGGGCTTCTCTGAGAAGCTGATGGATGTTCTTTCCATCTCCCCTCCCCAGCTGAAGAAGGAGATCATTGGTTCCCTTCCGGAGATCATTGGCGACCAGAGCCATGGCACCGTCGTTGCTGCCCTCGAGCGAATTCTGCAGGAGGACTCGGAGGTCATTGTGCCGGTACTCGACTCCTTCTCCGATCTGAACTTGGATGACCAGTTGCAGGAGCAG GCTGTCACCGTTGCCATATCTTGCATTAGAACGGTTGATGGGGAGCACACGCCACATTTACTTAGGTTCCTACTACTTTCTGCAACCCCGACAAATGTTAGGAGGATAATCTCACAGATTCGTGAGCAAGTAAAATTTGTAGGAGTGGTTGATTCACGAGCTGCCCGGAACAAGAAGCTTAAGGGCAAATCGCTGGCTCATAGCACTGAGGCCTCAATCCTTGACGCTTTGAGATCAAGTCTTCGATTTAAAAAT ATTCTTTGTGAGGCTATTCTGAAAGAGCTGAAGTCTATTGACCAGCCACGGGACCACAGGGTCATTGATGTCTGGTTCCTTATGCTTATATATGCGAATGGAGGCTCCCTGCAGAAGAGTGCAGCGAAAATATTCAAAAAGAAAATTGTGGAAGGTATCTTTCGTGAAGCTCTTTTTGATCAATGTATTCACGGGCACCGAGAATTAGTAAAG GGCTACTTTTCATCATTTCTTTCCGTAAGCGAGTACTTGTTGGGATGCAAAGAACAACAAGCAAGAGATTTTGGCATCCACCTGTACACATCACTCTTTGAAGAGTTCACTGATACTTATTCAAGACAAGAG GTTCTAGGTGCATTAGTCACACATATAGGTTCTGGGGTTGGTTATGAAGTTAGTTCTGCTTTGGAAACCATGATCTTGCTGACATCAAAGTACTCTGAGGAGCTGATCCCAATTTCTTCTCATATAAATG GTATCTTGGACTACTTGGAAGGATTTCATGAGGATAATCTTCACAAG GTCTATAAAGTTTTCTGTCATTTAGCATTATCTGCTCGCTCAAATGCTAACTCAGTTGGCTCTAAAATTGCAAATGAGCTTTTGATGATTGTAAGGAAGCAG GTTAGCAATCCAGATAATAAGTACAGAAAGATGGGAATAATTGGAACTTTAAAGATAGTTTCTACTTTGGGGGACGTAAATGCTGCAACAAATTTCTCATCTTCCCAG AAATCGAATTGTGAAGAGGCTCTTGAACTGCTGCAAATGTCTTTAGACTCGTGCAAATTGGAGAGATGGCCCTTAGTCCTTCTATATGATGAACTGATTGCTTTGTTGGAGCATAGTACTCTTCAGCCGGCACTTATTGAGAG GATTGGCAAGCATGTTGGGGAGTTTGAGTCACTGTTTCTGGCTGATCTTGAGGGAGGCCAGTTACCGTTGAAGGACTTATCCAATGATATAGAAG GATACTTGTGGATGAATTTGGATGGGGATCTATCTCCTTTATGCCTGAATATCTTGTCATTGCTTTCCTCTTCCTTGCAACA ATGTTCATCCTCTTTGCAAATTCTTCCTTGTCAGTTTTCATTATTATCCACT ATTGAAAGGTTGACAAATCAAGGATCTCTTGGTGGTATTGATGCACTTCTTGGTTGTCCTTTGCATCTTCCTTCTCCTAAG TATCTGGTTGGACCTCATTGGAAGAAGCTGACAGGAAAGCAGAAAAAGATAGTGTGCTTATCACTTTATTATGCCATCAATTGGATGAGGGAGTTG CTTAGTGCCTTTAGCACACAAGTTGCTGGTAGAGTTGACTGTATAACACAGGCTACAAAGGATGAGACATTGGCCAAGCTATTGAAGCGTTTAAGAAACCTGGT attatgcaaaatttattttcaggcCCCTGGTGGAAGTATTCAGATCATTGCAGCAGTGGTGCAATGTGGTTTCAGACTGTCAAG TTTAATGGAGGGCTTACTGAATGCTTCCCTCAAGTCTTTCCCTCTATCTTTACCTGAACTCCACTATTTCATGGTGAATTATGGATCACCTCTTTTAAGCAAGCATGATCATTCCAAGCAACAGGAAAAGAGAAGTGCAGAAAGCACTTCTCCAAACAAGAGAAAACGAAAAAAAGATTTAGCCTCAGAAAAGCTGGATCCCAATGGAAAGCTCAAGCAGCCAACAATAATGGATGCACTGAAAAGAGCAGGTGCAGTTATAAGTCAAGATGCCTTAAATGGGAGTTCCCCAGGACCATCATCTAAGGTGAAAATATGCTGTGATCATGAGGCCATGGATTCTAATGAATTTGGGCTTGTAGATATATCAGCAGCACCATTGACTTTGGAATCACAACGATTCAAATTCAGACCTCTACATGTTGGCTGTCTGTCTATGTTAACCTTCTCTGAG ACCCAAGATTCCTGTTGTTCTGACCCTGCAGCTGAG CTGCCATTGCATCTGTACCTTCTCCGAGATTTTCACACTAAGCTGGATTATTTAAATCCTCCAAGCAAACAGTTTGCATCTGCTTGCTTGGTAAAGGCTCCACCTGGTTACTGCAGAATGAAAACAAGTGAGTTTTTGTGCAAGATTAGACCAGTGTTTAGAAGCCTAAGGAGACACTTAGATTGTGCATTTTCGATTCTTAAAGATG GCTCCGACACCTGCCAAGATCACTGGAAGTCTCACTCCTCCTCTGCTGGAAACCCAGATATACCATATCTAGTGGCTTCAAAATCTTCTGTTGCTAGTTCTGTGTTTAGAGAAGTTCTTTGCTGCTACAGCAAG TTGATAAGGCTTCCGGACATATTCCTTCAGACAAATTTGCCAATTCTCAGGGACTTGTTGGAAGCCTTCCAACCAGTTGAAAAACTAGATCATTTCTTTTCAGGGATCCAATCATTTCCATCGCCCAGGCACATAGATTACTTGTATTGTGGTGTATACTCATTTTTTGAGGGTGTCATGATGACAG CACGCTCATTCTCATTCTTGATAGCCTCAGAAGTCTTAGAAACTCTGCAGTCAGTTGTTAGCTCAATTGCTGTGCTACTTGATAAGTCTTCAGAAGGAAATGGGAAGAACATGCATGTGGGATACTATCAGAAAATTCTTCCTTTTTTACAAAGCAGGCTTGGGTTTTCTGCCCGTGAATTATTAGTGCATGATCCGGGTAGTGAGGATTCTGAAAATGGATGCAAGAGTAAA GGCGACATAATACAGAAGATACTGCAAATATACCTGAAAAATAGCGAATCCTCTACTGATTTACTTGAAGAGTTAGCTTGCACAATACTGCCTCAG GTCCCTTCATGCAAAACTAAGAACACACAGGAACCCACCCATGGGTTTCCAACATTATGCCCGACAATGTTTCTCACATGGTACCGTGTTCTG CATGAAGAGAACCTTGATGCTCTAACCAAAATG GTCAAGGAAGTCAGATTGAAGACTCGAGCAGATGTGCAACAGGAAGCTCTAAAGAAGGTGTTCATTAAGCTTCATCAATCAGTGGATGTGGTTGTATCTTTAGTAACTATGTGCAAGGATCATGACAAGGTAACAAttgctttttttcttaaaaaatgtcACTAA